A window of Sphingobium herbicidovorans contains these coding sequences:
- the map gene encoding type I methionyl aminopeptidase, with amino-acid sequence MTEYMTMTADAPISRSTAIKLYDAAGFEGMRKAGRLAAEILDALVPHVAPGVTTGELDDIVRRMTLDGGGVPATLGYRGYTHSCCISLNNVICHGIPGDQKLKDGDILNIDVTPLVDGWHGDTSRMYIVGETSIKARRLIEVTYECLMLGIEEARPGNHIGDIGHAIQKHAEKHRYGVVRDFCGHGLGRVFHDSPEVVHVGRPGTGPELRPGMFFTIEPMINIGKPGVKMMEDGWTAVTRDRTLSAQFEHSIGITETGCEIFTKSLVGLDAPPY; translated from the coding sequence ATGACCGAATATATGACGATGACGGCGGACGCGCCGATTTCACGATCGACTGCGATCAAGCTTTATGACGCGGCCGGCTTTGAAGGCATGCGCAAGGCAGGGCGATTGGCTGCAGAGATATTGGACGCACTGGTTCCGCATGTGGCTCCAGGCGTAACCACTGGCGAACTTGATGATATCGTGCGCCGAATGACGCTGGACGGCGGCGGCGTGCCTGCAACGCTCGGCTATCGCGGCTATACGCACAGCTGCTGCATTTCGCTGAACAACGTCATCTGTCACGGCATTCCGGGTGACCAGAAATTGAAAGACGGCGATATTTTAAACATCGATGTGACGCCGCTGGTTGATGGCTGGCACGGCGATACCAGTCGCATGTATATTGTTGGAGAAACATCCATCAAGGCACGGCGATTGATTGAGGTCACCTATGAATGCCTGATGCTGGGCATCGAGGAGGCCAGGCCGGGCAATCATATCGGCGACATTGGCCACGCGATTCAAAAGCATGCGGAGAAGCATCGCTACGGCGTGGTCCGCGACTTTTGCGGGCATGGGCTGGGTCGAGTCTTTCATGACAGCCCGGAAGTGGTTCATGTTGGCCGTCCGGGTACCGGACCGGAACTGCGCCCAGGCATGTTCTTCACTATCGAACCCATGATCAACATCGGCAAGCCGGGAGTGAAGATGATGGAGGATGGCTGGACCGCAGTTACCCGCGATCGCACATTATCCGCACAGTTCGAACACAGCATCGGCATCACTGAGACTGGCTGCGAGATTTTTACCAAGAGCCTGGTCGGACTTGACGCCCCGCCCTATTGA
- a CDS encoding competence/damage-inducible protein A, which translates to MSAPERIWTAALIVIGDEILSGRTQDKNVAQIAAWLNVQGIRLREVRVVADESDAIVEAVNTLRARNDYLFTTGGIGPTHDDITVDAIAMALGVDVEIHPQAREMLQGYYETRGGLTDARLRMARVPAGSDLIENRMSGAPGIRHGNIFIMAGVPHITAGMLDMLTGTLEGGRPVLSAQIGCWVAESEIADLLAATERAHENCQIGSYPFFREGKTGANFVIRSTDPASLELCVAELSSRLEEGGWPVVTGGI; encoded by the coding sequence ATGTCAGCCCCTGAACGTATTTGGACTGCCGCGCTGATCGTGATCGGAGACGAGATTCTGTCCGGGCGCACGCAGGACAAGAATGTCGCTCAGATCGCGGCGTGGTTGAATGTGCAAGGTATCCGGCTGCGCGAGGTGCGCGTGGTCGCCGACGAAAGCGACGCCATCGTGGAGGCCGTGAACACCCTTCGCGCGCGGAATGATTACCTCTTCACAACCGGCGGCATCGGGCCGACCCATGATGACATCACTGTCGATGCGATTGCCATGGCACTAGGGGTGGATGTGGAGATACATCCGCAGGCCCGGGAGATGCTGCAGGGCTATTATGAAACGCGGGGCGGGCTGACCGATGCCCGGCTGCGCATGGCGAGAGTACCGGCAGGTTCGGACCTTATCGAGAACCGCATGTCCGGCGCTCCGGGTATTCGTCACGGCAATATCTTCATCATGGCGGGCGTGCCGCATATCACGGCGGGTATGCTCGACATGCTAACCGGCACCCTGGAAGGGGGAAGGCCGGTTCTGTCCGCGCAGATCGGATGCTGGGTCGCGGAAAGCGAGATCGCCGACCTGTTAGCCGCGACCGAGCGCGCGCATGAGAACTGCCAGATTGGTAGCTACCCATTTTTCCGCGAGGGGAAGACCGGCGCGAACTTCGTGATCCGTTCGACTGATCCGGCATCATTGGAACTCTGCGTTGCGGAACTGAGTTCGCGGCTTGAGGAAGGGGGATGGCCGGTGGTGACGGGAGGGATCTGA
- the glnA gene encoding type I glutamate--ammonia ligase, with protein MANTPKDILKMIEEKEIEWVDVRFTDPKGKWQHLTMVASVLGEDELTQGLMFDGSSIEGWKTINESDMILKPDLDAVYVDPFSATPMLILFCDIVEPDTGELYSRDPRSTAKRAEAFVKSAGFGDTVYVGPEAEFFMFDDVRFENDYSQSYFKIDDIELPTNTGKEYEGGNLGHRPRAKGGYFPVAPVDPATDIRAEMVSTMLEMGLPCDKHHHEVAAAQHELGLTFGTLVQTADRMQIYKYVVWNVAQAYGKTATFMPKPIAQDNGSGMHTHMSIWNGGKPLFAGEGYAGLSDMCLYFIGGVIKHAKALNAFTNPTTNSYKRLVPGFEAPVLLAYSARNRSASCRIPYGAGAKAKRVEFRFPDAMANPYLCYSALLMAGLDGIENKIHPGAAMDKNLYDLPPEELSQVPTVCASLREALDSLAADHDFLLKGDVFTKDQIEAYMELKWPEVYRWEMAPSPVEFDMYYSS; from the coding sequence ATGGCCAACACGCCAAAAGACATCCTGAAGATGATCGAGGAAAAGGAGATCGAGTGGGTCGATGTCCGTTTCACTGATCCCAAGGGCAAGTGGCAGCACCTGACCATGGTCGCTTCGGTGCTGGGCGAGGATGAACTGACCCAAGGCCTCATGTTCGACGGTTCGTCGATTGAAGGTTGGAAGACGATCAACGAATCGGACATGATCCTGAAGCCCGACCTGGACGCGGTCTATGTCGATCCGTTCAGCGCCACCCCGATGCTGATCCTGTTCTGCGACATCGTGGAACCCGACACGGGCGAACTCTACAGCCGCGATCCCCGCTCGACCGCCAAGCGCGCCGAGGCGTTCGTGAAATCGGCAGGTTTCGGCGACACCGTTTATGTCGGCCCCGAAGCCGAATTCTTCATGTTCGACGATGTGCGCTTCGAAAATGACTATTCGCAGAGCTATTTCAAGATCGACGACATTGAACTGCCGACCAACACCGGCAAGGAATATGAGGGTGGCAACCTGGGCCACCGCCCGCGCGCCAAGGGCGGCTATTTCCCCGTCGCTCCGGTCGATCCGGCTACCGACATCCGCGCCGAGATGGTTTCGACCATGCTCGAAATGGGCCTGCCGTGCGACAAGCACCATCATGAAGTCGCCGCCGCCCAGCACGAGTTGGGCCTGACCTTCGGTACGCTGGTCCAGACCGCTGACCGCATGCAGATCTACAAATATGTCGTGTGGAACGTCGCGCAGGCGTACGGCAAGACCGCAACCTTCATGCCGAAGCCGATCGCGCAGGATAACGGTTCGGGCATGCACACCCACATGTCGATCTGGAATGGTGGCAAGCCGCTGTTCGCAGGCGAAGGCTATGCTGGCCTGTCGGATATGTGCCTCTACTTCATCGGCGGCGTCATCAAGCATGCCAAGGCCCTGAACGCGTTCACGAACCCGACCACCAACAGCTATAAGCGTCTGGTGCCGGGCTTCGAAGCTCCGGTTCTACTCGCCTACTCGGCTCGTAACCGTTCAGCTTCATGCCGTATCCCCTATGGTGCGGGCGCGAAGGCGAAGCGCGTCGAATTCCGTTTCCCCGACGCGATGGCTAACCCCTATCTCTGCTATTCGGCTCTGCTGATGGCTGGCCTGGACGGCATCGAAAACAAGATTCATCCGGGCGCCGCGATGGACAAGAACCTTTACGACCTTCCGCCGGAAGAGCTGAGCCAGGTGCCGACCGTCTGCGCCTCGCTGCGTGAAGCGCTGGACTCGCTGGCCGCAGATCATGATTTCCTTCTGAAGGGCGATGTGTTCACCAAGGACCAGATCGAAGCCTATATGGAACTGAAATGGCCGGAAGTGTATCGCTGGGAAATGGCTCCCTCGCCGGTCGAATTCGACATGTATTACAGCTCCTGA
- a CDS encoding P-II family nitrogen regulator has product MKKIEAIIKPFKLDEVKEALHEVGVSGITVTEAKGFGRQKGHTELYRGAEYVVDFLPKVKLEVVVDDSLAERVVEAISAAAQTGRIGDGKIFITSIEGAVRIRTGERDSDAI; this is encoded by the coding sequence ATGAAAAAGATCGAAGCGATCATCAAGCCGTTCAAGCTCGACGAGGTGAAGGAAGCACTTCACGAGGTGGGCGTGTCCGGCATCACGGTGACAGAGGCCAAGGGGTTTGGCCGCCAAAAGGGCCATACCGAACTCTATCGGGGCGCCGAATATGTCGTCGATTTTCTGCCCAAGGTGAAGCTGGAGGTGGTCGTCGATGACTCACTGGCCGAACGCGTGGTGGAGGCCATCTCCGCCGCCGCGCAGACGGGGCGGATCGGTGACGGAAAGATCTTCATTACATCGATCGAGGGTGCAGTCCGTATCCGCACCGGCGAGCGCGACAGCGACGCGATCTGA